In Acidobacteriota bacterium, a single window of DNA contains:
- the hemB gene encoding porphobilinogen synthase: MGFPAQRMRRLRQNGTFRRLVRETTLAVDDLLQPFFVVPGHGIKQEISSLPGNYHLSIDCLVEEAREAQALGVPALLLFGVPDAADKDPDAMGAYSPHGIVQKAVRALKRSVPDILVTTDVCLCEYTPHSHCGVLEDGYLVNDKSLELLVKTAVSHAEAGADMVAPAAMLDGQIGAMRQALDAGGFENLPIMAYSAKFASKLYDPFFKEGTQSALAKGDKKTHQMSFFNSNEAMREIELDIEEGADIIMVKPALFYLDVVYRAKQQFQMPLAVYNVSGECAMIDAAARLGRLDRNRIMFEALACMKRAGADIIITYAAMQVARCLNGKQLCVAA; the protein is encoded by the coding sequence ATGGGATTTCCAGCACAAAGAATGAGAAGGCTCCGGCAGAACGGGACGTTCAGGCGGCTCGTTCGTGAAACAACGCTGGCAGTCGATGACCTGCTGCAGCCGTTTTTCGTGGTGCCGGGCCACGGCATAAAGCAGGAGATCAGTTCGCTTCCGGGGAACTATCATCTCTCCATTGATTGCCTGGTAGAAGAAGCCAGGGAAGCGCAGGCCCTTGGCGTCCCCGCGCTTCTTCTTTTTGGCGTTCCCGATGCAGCCGACAAGGACCCGGACGCCATGGGGGCGTACTCCCCGCACGGCATTGTCCAGAAGGCGGTCAGGGCGCTCAAGCGCAGTGTTCCGGACATTCTGGTCACCACGGACGTGTGTCTCTGCGAATACACGCCTCACAGCCACTGCGGAGTTCTTGAGGACGGCTACCTGGTGAACGATAAGTCTCTGGAACTGCTCGTCAAGACGGCCGTTTCTCATGCCGAGGCAGGCGCGGACATGGTTGCTCCGGCCGCCATGCTCGACGGCCAGATCGGCGCCATGCGACAGGCCCTTGATGCCGGCGGCTTCGAGAACCTGCCCATCATGGCCTATTCGGCGAAGTTTGCGTCCAAGCTCTATGACCCGTTCTTCAAAGAGGGGACGCAATCCGCCCTGGCCAAAGGCGACAAGAAGACGCACCAGATGTCCTTCTTTAACTCCAACGAAGCCATGCGCGAAATCGAGCTGGACATCGAGGAAGGGGCCGACATCATTATGGTGAAGCCCGCCCTCTTTTATCTCGACGTGGTTTATCGCGCCAAGCAGCAGTTCCAGATGCCTCTGGCCGTTTACAACGTGAGCGGCGAATGCGCCATGATCGATGCCGCCGCGCGGCTTGGACGGCTGGACCGGAACCGGATCATGTTTGAGGCTTTGGCCTGCATGAAACGCGCCGGCGCCGACATCATCATCACCTACGCTGCCATGCAGGTCGCCCGGTGCCTGAATGGAAAGCAGCTTTGTGTCGCGGCTTAG
- a CDS encoding glutamyl-tRNA reductase, with the protein MEIVVVGLNHCTASVELRERMSFNKEQASEISSQILSRGLLNEVLVLSTCNRTELYGVPGKWIGNRTGLLEDFLMSYHNLPPDEVNGALYRHRDRDAVRHIYRVASGLDSMMLGESEILGQVRAAYANAHGLGATGRVLNRLFQSAIEVGRRVRTDTGIGVYPMSVAFAGVKLAEKALTSLKDRRAMILGAGITSEKVLKHLCDRGMQQIRILNRSTERAVVLAARFGGEVAPWDGLGKGLDWPDLVVASVASSAPVLSREMLKQAMAARKNRPLILIDLGVPRNVAPDVAGLKNVSLHNIDDLKEMVLQNLKAREQEIPRAETIVDEQIENFTRWQAGVSACSIMQDLRAGPQIDRDTFLRKHLDAMSHYSDQERAYVMELLKKFLDGAAPEAGGQEHAELEMWSKVRALSAFCAHFD; encoded by the coding sequence ATGGAAATCGTTGTTGTCGGACTGAACCACTGCACAGCAAGCGTTGAACTGCGTGAGCGCATGTCTTTCAACAAAGAGCAGGCATCTGAAATCTCATCTCAGATCCTGTCTAGAGGCTTGCTGAATGAAGTCCTGGTCCTTTCCACCTGCAACCGCACGGAACTCTATGGAGTTCCCGGCAAATGGATCGGGAATCGAACGGGCCTGCTGGAAGATTTTCTGATGTCTTATCACAATCTGCCGCCTGATGAGGTGAACGGGGCGCTCTACCGGCACCGTGACCGGGATGCGGTGCGCCACATCTATCGCGTGGCTTCAGGACTGGACTCGATGATGCTGGGGGAATCTGAAATCCTGGGCCAGGTGCGCGCGGCTTACGCCAACGCCCACGGCCTGGGTGCCACGGGCCGCGTGCTGAACCGCCTGTTCCAGTCGGCCATCGAAGTGGGCAGGCGTGTCCGCACCGACACCGGAATTGGCGTGTATCCCATGTCAGTGGCGTTTGCCGGGGTGAAGCTTGCGGAGAAGGCCCTCACTTCGCTGAAGGACCGGCGCGCCATGATACTGGGAGCTGGGATTACCAGCGAAAAGGTCCTCAAGCACCTGTGCGACCGCGGGATGCAGCAGATCCGCATCCTGAATCGGAGCACCGAACGCGCCGTGGTGCTGGCAGCACGTTTTGGCGGTGAAGTCGCGCCGTGGGATGGCCTCGGGAAGGGCCTGGATTGGCCTGACCTGGTTGTGGCGTCGGTAGCCAGCTCTGCTCCGGTGCTGAGCCGTGAAATGCTGAAGCAGGCCATGGCGGCGCGGAAAAACCGCCCGCTGATCCTGATAGACCTGGGCGTTCCGCGCAACGTCGCGCCCGACGTGGCTGGCCTGAAGAATGTATCCCTCCACAATATCGACGATCTCAAGGAGATGGTTCTGCAGAACCTGAAGGCCCGCGAACAGGAGATACCGCGGGCTGAGACGATTGTTGATGAGCAGATTGAGAATTTCACGCGCTGGCAGGCTGGCGTATCGGCGTGTTCCATTATGCAAGACCTTCGTGCCGGGCCACAGATTGACCGCGACACATTCCTGCGGAAACATTTAGACGCGATGTCTCATTACTCTGACCAGGAACGGGCTTATGTGATGGAATTACTGAAAAAGTTTCTTGACGGCGCCGCTCCCGAAGCCGGCGGCCAGGAGCACGCAGAACTTGAAATGTGGAGCAAGGTCCGGGCTTTGAGTGCCTTCTGCGCTCATTTTGATTAG
- a CDS encoding UbiD family decarboxylase encodes MALSAITKLPEGAIGAGTDPMMPPAPLQEAEPGLRMDLRAFIDALSCRGELKRISDLVDWKIELGEITRNHRQPLLFENIKDYPGKQVFANGLSNFSSVALALGLQPEKGRKAVLLEARRRVAAPAKPVTVSSGPVLENVMEGPGINLYEFPVPQWSSCDAGRYIGTWHANVTRDPETGCRNLGVYRMQLLGRSQATVSTSSASHLGRHFARAERNGKPLEMAVVIGGPEPVVMAAGSGYPSGSDEYDLAGGLSGGGIPLVRCKTVDLEVPAEAEIVLEGLIRPGVRVHDGPYFDYAGAPTENPSAFLFDVTCVMFRNRPIFRGAAVGHRAAEDQQLFALLADVGLFDFHDSRPRHWIQTGLIQRRFFKLFQSAGRAHPPAFLHRLVKRRGLSN; translated from the coding sequence ATGGCCTTGTCTGCAATAACGAAACTGCCTGAGGGCGCAATCGGCGCGGGCACTGATCCTATGATGCCTCCCGCGCCTCTGCAGGAGGCGGAGCCGGGCCTGCGAATGGACCTCCGCGCATTTATCGACGCTTTGTCATGCCGCGGCGAGTTGAAGCGCATCAGCGATCTCGTCGACTGGAAAATTGAGCTCGGAGAGATCACCAGAAACCACCGGCAGCCGCTGCTCTTCGAAAACATCAAGGACTATCCCGGAAAGCAGGTGTTTGCCAATGGGCTGAGCAACTTTTCATCCGTCGCGCTCGCGTTGGGACTTCAGCCGGAAAAAGGCCGGAAAGCAGTCCTTCTTGAAGCCAGGCGCAGAGTTGCTGCCCCTGCCAAGCCTGTCACGGTCAGCAGCGGGCCGGTGCTGGAAAATGTGATGGAGGGGCCGGGCATCAACCTCTACGAATTTCCGGTTCCTCAGTGGAGCAGTTGCGATGCAGGTCGCTACATCGGGACCTGGCATGCGAACGTAACGCGTGATCCGGAAACCGGCTGCCGGAACCTTGGCGTATACCGGATGCAGCTTCTCGGGCGCAGTCAGGCAACCGTCAGCACGTCTTCAGCAAGCCACCTGGGGCGCCACTTTGCCAGGGCCGAGAGAAATGGAAAGCCGCTCGAAATGGCTGTTGTTATCGGAGGGCCTGAGCCGGTGGTGATGGCCGCTGGCTCCGGCTATCCGTCTGGCAGCGATGAATATGATCTGGCCGGCGGGCTCAGCGGCGGCGGAATCCCACTCGTAAGGTGCAAGACGGTAGACCTTGAAGTCCCCGCAGAAGCGGAGATTGTCCTGGAGGGGCTGATCCGGCCGGGAGTGCGGGTCCATGACGGACCCTACTTTGACTATGCCGGAGCGCCGACCGAAAATCCCAGCGCTTTTCTGTTTGACGTGACCTGCGTGATGTTTCGCAACCGCCCCATCTTTCGCGGAGCAGCAGTCGGACACCGTGCCGCCGAGGACCAGCAGCTTTTTGCCCTCCTCGCGGACGTCGGCCTTTTTGACTTTCATGATTCGCGCCCGCGGCACTGGATCCAGACCGGGCTGATCCAGCGGAGGTTCTTCAAGCTGTTTCAGTCTGCCGGAAGGGCGCATCCTCCGGCTTTTCTGCACCGGTTGGTCAAGAGGCGAGGCCTGAGCAACTGA
- a CDS encoding NAD(P)-dependent oxidoreductase: MQPTTLNSETTVGILYCGDMGSAFGKLLREGGLRVVTTCEGRSRTTQQQAVASGIEILPKLEDVVAQSHFVFSLVLPSAAVEVARNYAACCRVRPQESVFIEANAINMETMEEIDRLMAERNIPLVDAAIQGVKRLQNLGVLYLSGPKARRVEAVCQGLVLVNCVGTRIGLASQMKLLMLALSNGLAALALETGMLAERAGMLEPFLKSCQQLYSGVMTVVERTLPTYPRHAARRAVDVREIEEMAHSLGLRAGMTHEAGELIQFVASLQWDKMKLEDPSDIRTIIHSVANARPPEKK; the protein is encoded by the coding sequence TTGCAGCCCACCACACTGAATTCCGAGACAACGGTAGGGATCCTTTATTGTGGCGACATGGGATCGGCTTTCGGGAAGCTGCTGCGCGAGGGCGGCCTCCGCGTGGTCACCACTTGCGAAGGCCGCAGCCGTACCACACAGCAGCAGGCGGTGGCATCGGGAATCGAGATACTTCCGAAGCTGGAGGATGTGGTCGCCCAAAGCCATTTTGTTTTTTCACTCGTTCTTCCCTCGGCGGCCGTTGAAGTGGCAAGGAATTACGCCGCCTGCTGCCGGGTTCGTCCTCAAGAGAGCGTTTTCATCGAGGCGAACGCAATCAATATGGAGACGATGGAGGAGATCGACCGCTTAATGGCCGAGCGGAACATCCCGCTGGTGGACGCGGCTATCCAAGGCGTAAAGAGGTTGCAGAACCTCGGCGTGTTGTACCTCAGTGGGCCAAAGGCCAGGCGCGTCGAGGCCGTCTGCCAGGGCCTTGTGCTTGTGAACTGCGTGGGAACAAGGATTGGGTTAGCAAGCCAAATGAAGCTGCTGATGCTGGCTTTGTCAAACGGTTTGGCCGCACTCGCCCTCGAGACCGGCATGTTAGCCGAACGAGCTGGCATGTTGGAACCTTTTTTGAAAAGTTGCCAGCAGTTGTACTCCGGCGTCATGACGGTCGTTGAGCGCACTCTGCCAACATACCCTCGTCACGCAGCCCGCCGGGCTGTTGATGTCCGGGAGATCGAAGAAATGGCCCACTCTTTGGGTTTACGCGCGGGCATGACTCACGAAGCCGGCGAACTGATACAGTTCGTTGCCAGCCTTCAGTGGGACAAAATGAAATTGGAAGATCCTTCCGATATACGGACGATCATTCATTCTGTGGCGAATGCGCGTCCGCCGGAGAAAAAATAG
- a CDS encoding RraA family protein, with translation MISQKPKSADLHPGPGFRIRENFPRLDADLMKRFQEFEVPDISDSLNRLYALDAAITCQTNKHHRLCGPACTVHVYPGDNLMVHKALDVARPNDVVVIDGHGARGMNAVLGDIICTKAKHRGIAGFIVDGLVRDMPGIEHLDFPVFARGTTPVGPLHRGPGEINFPTSCGGVVVNPGDVMVAEASGIVVVPRLWAEEILQRLDAHKAHQEKYLAAVSRGEFSNAWVDELLRQDSCQIYDGTDATDDIPGYPDETGRIRGNGHAAPALRGVI, from the coding sequence ATGATATCGCAAAAACCAAAATCCGCCGATTTGCATCCCGGTCCAGGTTTTCGTATTCGCGAGAATTTCCCCAGGCTCGACGCTGATTTGATGAAGCGCTTTCAGGAATTCGAAGTTCCTGACATTTCAGACTCGCTCAACCGGCTCTACGCCCTGGACGCTGCCATTACCTGCCAGACGAACAAGCACCACCGGCTGTGCGGGCCGGCCTGCACGGTCCACGTGTATCCTGGAGATAACCTCATGGTCCACAAGGCGCTGGATGTCGCCAGGCCGAACGACGTTGTGGTAATTGATGGACACGGCGCCCGCGGCATGAACGCAGTCCTCGGCGACATCATCTGTACCAAGGCGAAACACCGCGGGATCGCGGGTTTTATTGTCGACGGCCTGGTGCGGGACATGCCTGGCATCGAGCATCTGGATTTTCCCGTCTTCGCGCGAGGCACAACTCCCGTCGGTCCTCTGCATCGTGGACCCGGTGAAATCAACTTCCCCACTTCTTGTGGAGGAGTGGTCGTCAACCCGGGTGACGTAATGGTTGCCGAAGCTTCCGGCATCGTCGTGGTGCCGAGGCTATGGGCGGAAGAGATTTTGCAACGTCTCGATGCCCACAAGGCGCACCAGGAAAAGTATCTCGCCGCGGTGAGTCGAGGCGAATTTTCTAACGCCTGGGTCGACGAACTGCTGAGGCAGGATAGTTGCCAGATTTATGACGGCACAGACGCAACGGATGATATCCCCGGTTACCCCGACGAGACCGGCCGCATCAGAGGCAATGGACACGCCGCTCCGGCATTGAGGGGGGTAATTTAA
- a CDS encoding nucleotide sugar dehydrogenase, whose protein sequence is MVSTTLLAKSLDEQNDVLVRFRDRVRQRTAKVGVVGMGYVGLPIALLFAKKDFHTTGFDIDAAKIESLRQGTSYIKHIPDSEIAQELHRNKFLPTADFTQLSGMDAIIICVPTPLDDHREPDLSYIRATAESISLHLRRGQLVVLESTTYPGTTEEVVLPILEKSGLHCPVSDYSAEANGHAGTGEAGADFLLAFSPEREDPGNKQFRTHQVPKVIGGVNALSVLATRDLYETAFEHTVLVSSSRAAEMTKLLENIYRCVNIALVNELKLLCLRMGLDIWEIIDAAKTKPFGFSAFYPGPGLGGHCIPIDPFYLTWKAREYEFPTRFIELAGEINASMPEHVVAATGEALNRRRKCLNNARILVLGVSYKKDVDDLRESPSLAVMAILQAQGARVDYHDPYFPHLGRMRRYNFQMDSMPLNAETLSQYDAVVITTDHSSFDYEFVVRHSQLVIDTRNATRDITEYPDKIVHC, encoded by the coding sequence ATGGTGTCTACTACGTTGTTGGCAAAAAGTCTCGATGAACAAAACGACGTCCTGGTGCGGTTCCGGGACCGGGTCAGGCAGAGAACCGCGAAGGTTGGAGTCGTGGGGATGGGCTACGTGGGACTTCCGATTGCACTCCTTTTCGCGAAAAAGGATTTTCACACCACAGGGTTTGATATCGATGCCGCAAAAATCGAGTCTCTTCGCCAGGGAACCAGCTACATCAAGCATATCCCCGATTCTGAAATTGCTCAGGAGCTCCATAGAAACAAATTCCTGCCGACGGCGGACTTTACCCAGTTGAGCGGCATGGATGCAATTATCATCTGTGTTCCAACTCCTCTTGATGACCACCGGGAGCCGGACCTTTCCTATATCCGGGCGACTGCTGAATCCATCAGTCTCCACCTGCGCCGCGGACAGCTCGTGGTTCTTGAAAGCACGACCTATCCGGGTACCACCGAGGAGGTAGTGCTGCCCATCCTCGAAAAGTCTGGCCTGCACTGCCCGGTTTCCGATTATTCCGCGGAGGCGAACGGGCATGCCGGCACTGGCGAGGCCGGGGCGGATTTCCTTCTGGCCTTTTCTCCCGAGCGGGAAGACCCTGGCAACAAGCAGTTCAGGACCCACCAGGTGCCCAAGGTGATTGGCGGAGTCAATGCTCTCAGCGTGCTGGCAACGCGCGACCTCTATGAAACGGCGTTTGAGCACACGGTCCTGGTGAGTTCATCGCGGGCAGCAGAAATGACCAAGCTTCTCGAGAACATCTATCGGTGCGTCAATATCGCGCTGGTGAATGAACTGAAGCTTCTCTGCCTGAGGATGGGCCTGGACATCTGGGAAATTATCGACGCGGCCAAGACCAAGCCCTTTGGTTTTTCTGCGTTCTACCCGGGGCCGGGCCTGGGCGGCCACTGTATCCCGATCGATCCCTTTTACCTGACGTGGAAGGCCCGCGAGTACGAATTCCCAACGCGGTTTATCGAACTGGCGGGAGAGATCAATGCCTCCATGCCCGAGCACGTGGTTGCAGCCACTGGCGAGGCGCTCAATCGCCGGAGGAAGTGCCTGAACAACGCGCGCATCCTGGTACTTGGGGTCTCGTATAAGAAGGATGTTGACGACCTGCGCGAGTCTCCCTCGCTGGCAGTTATGGCAATTCTTCAGGCCCAGGGAGCGCGGGTTGATTACCATGATCCTTATTTCCCGCATCTGGGCCGTATGCGCCGGTACAATTTCCAGATGGATTCGATGCCCCTGAACGCCGAAACGCTCTCACAATACGACGCTGTGGTGATTACTACAGACCATTCCTCATTTGATTACGAATTTGTGGTCCGCCACTCACAACTGGTGATTGACACCCGCAACGCCACGCGAGACATCACCGAATACCCGGACAAAATTGTTCACTGCTAG
- a CDS encoding response regulator transcription factor, translating to MEPRADRNNHPLVCLLSNHPLLLGKFSRKLSQSHFDVKAFRLHQVFFQDVNRLEIPAAKVYVVDGHDPFAPTLVGGLVNRFPNSRVIVLSDKFTDSTAFSFLELGAMGLLNYSEASSHLTEAITGVARGEYWVEQHLFSRFMDSFAHRDRRRLAKAESPHLSPREREVLEFLLKNRSNKDIARKLRISERTVKFHVSNLLAKFDVKRRADLIMLQFQDQR from the coding sequence ATGGAACCGAGGGCGGACAGGAATAATCATCCTCTGGTCTGCCTGCTTTCCAACCACCCATTGTTGTTGGGTAAGTTCAGCAGGAAGCTTTCGCAGTCTCACTTCGACGTGAAGGCTTTCCGGCTGCATCAGGTGTTCTTTCAAGACGTGAATCGCCTGGAGATTCCCGCCGCAAAGGTTTACGTGGTGGATGGCCATGACCCATTCGCACCAACCCTGGTGGGCGGGCTGGTGAACCGTTTTCCCAACTCCCGTGTTATCGTGCTCTCTGATAAATTCACGGACTCCACTGCTTTTTCGTTTCTGGAGCTTGGAGCCATGGGCCTTCTCAATTACTCGGAGGCTTCAAGCCATTTGACGGAGGCAATCACCGGGGTGGCCAGGGGAGAATACTGGGTTGAGCAGCACCTTTTTTCCCGCTTCATGGACTCATTCGCCCACAGGGACCGGCGCCGCCTTGCGAAGGCCGAGTCCCCGCACCTCAGCCCGCGGGAGCGCGAGGTGCTCGAGTTCCTGCTTAAGAACCGTTCGAATAAAGACATAGCCAGAAAGCTCAGGATTTCTGAGCGGACGGTCAAATTCCACGTATCAAACCTCCTGGCCAAATTTGACGTAAAACGTCGCGCCGACCTGATTATGCTTCAGTTCCAGGACCAGCGGTGA
- a CDS encoding formylglycine-generating enzyme family protein, with product MAVPMLFAQDTQYSPKHEQIPGPPGYLERGSHCCFSSEQQEYSRKVFQEWVADIRHFRMERLVRAGFNGSEYSRPELKWTQSSFVQPQMMMQDRFFYDPVAHRYTVERYLDDLESRYGGIDAVLIWHTYPNIGIDNRNQYDWLRDMPGGVAGVRQMIEEFHRHGVKVLFPVMLWDQGTRDEGMPNWTATARLLAEVGADGVNGDTLSEVPLAFRKASDSTGHPLAFEPEGAPESPAEALAWNNMSWGYWEYPFEPMVSLYKWLEPRHMVNVCNRWARDKTDDLQAAFFNGVGYESWENIWGIWNEITPRDAEALRRVAAIERAFPRLLISSDWTPHTPTLRYGVFSSMFPGSGETLWTIVNRNHYDVEGRQIRVAYKPGTRYFDVWRGVELKPAVEGGSATLSFDVEADGFGSVLATTGGMDQKLNALLAVMHELSEKPLSSFSHEWKFLPQHIVEIQPTKPVASAPPGMVSVPGGNFMFDVQGIEIEGGNDIGVDVQEPWEDSPRRYHHHRMSIHAFYIDRYPVTNAEFQKFLDASHYQPPNDHNFLRDWKNGSYPEGWGNKPVTWVSLEDARAYAAWAGKRLPHEWEWQYAAQGTDERLYPWGNDWDAAAVSLLDKGRELPPPSAVDAHPKGASPFGVMDMVGNVWQWTDEFEDPHTRAAILRGGSHYHPQGTRWYFPEAFKLNEHGKFLLMAPSTDRSGTVGFRCVVDAE from the coding sequence ATGGCCGTGCCCATGCTGTTTGCGCAGGACACCCAATATTCGCCCAAGCACGAACAGATACCCGGTCCGCCCGGCTACCTCGAACGTGGCAGCCATTGTTGTTTCAGCTCGGAGCAACAGGAATATTCCAGGAAAGTTTTTCAGGAATGGGTCGCTGACATCAGGCACTTCCGCATGGAGCGGCTGGTCCGCGCGGGCTTCAATGGCTCCGAATACTCGCGCCCGGAATTGAAGTGGACCCAGAGCTCCTTTGTCCAGCCGCAGATGATGATGCAGGACCGCTTTTTCTATGATCCGGTCGCGCACCGTTACACCGTGGAACGTTATCTGGACGACCTGGAAAGCCGCTACGGCGGGATCGATGCCGTCCTGATCTGGCATACCTACCCGAACATTGGCATTGATAATCGCAATCAGTACGACTGGCTGCGCGACATGCCCGGCGGCGTTGCAGGCGTCCGCCAGATGATCGAAGAGTTCCATCGGCATGGAGTCAAAGTTCTGTTTCCTGTCATGCTGTGGGACCAGGGAACTCGTGACGAAGGCATGCCCAACTGGACAGCCACGGCCCGGCTGCTTGCCGAAGTGGGCGCGGATGGAGTCAACGGCGACACGCTGAGCGAAGTCCCGCTGGCGTTTCGCAAGGCCTCGGACTCGACCGGCCACCCGCTGGCTTTCGAGCCGGAAGGCGCTCCTGAAAGTCCCGCCGAAGCGCTGGCCTGGAACAACATGAGCTGGGGATACTGGGAGTATCCATTTGAGCCGATGGTAAGCCTGTACAAGTGGCTTGAACCACGGCACATGGTGAACGTCTGCAACCGCTGGGCCCGTGACAAGACCGACGACCTGCAGGCCGCATTCTTCAATGGTGTCGGCTATGAAAGCTGGGAGAACATCTGGGGCATCTGGAACGAGATTACTCCTCGCGATGCGGAAGCGCTTCGCCGCGTAGCCGCTATCGAAAGAGCGTTCCCGAGGCTGTTAATCAGCAGCGATTGGACGCCGCACACGCCGACGCTTCGCTACGGCGTCTTTTCAAGTATGTTTCCGGGCAGCGGTGAAACTCTCTGGACCATTGTCAACCGGAACCATTACGATGTTGAAGGCCGGCAGATCCGCGTTGCCTACAAACCGGGCACGCGTTATTTCGATGTCTGGCGCGGAGTCGAGCTCAAGCCCGCGGTCGAGGGCGGCTCGGCCACTTTAAGCTTTGACGTTGAGGCGGACGGGTTCGGTTCTGTGCTGGCCACAACCGGTGGAATGGACCAGAAACTGAACGCCCTGCTTGCTGTTATGCACGAGCTTTCTGAAAAGCCACTCAGCTCTTTTTCACACGAATGGAAGTTCCTACCCCAGCACATCGTGGAAATCCAACCGACGAAGCCCGTCGCCTCGGCCCCGCCGGGGATGGTCAGCGTTCCGGGCGGAAACTTTATGTTTGACGTGCAAGGAATTGAAATCGAGGGCGGCAACGACATCGGCGTTGACGTTCAGGAGCCGTGGGAAGATTCTCCGCGCCGCTATCATCACCACCGCATGTCCATACACGCGTTTTACATTGACCGCTACCCTGTGACGAACGCAGAGTTCCAAAAATTCCTTGACGCCTCGCACTATCAGCCCCCGAACGATCACAATTTCCTGAGAGACTGGAAGAACGGTAGCTACCCGGAGGGCTGGGGCAACAAACCCGTCACCTGGGTCTCGCTTGAAGACGCCCGCGCGTACGCCGCCTGGGCCGGTAAACGCCTTCCGCACGAATGGGAATGGCAATACGCGGCGCAGGGTACCGACGAGCGGCTTTATCCGTGGGGAAACGATTGGGACGCGGCTGCCGTTTCGCTGCTGGATAAGGGAAGAGAACTTCCGCCGCCTTCCGCCGTTGACGCTCACCCGAAGGGCGCCAGCCCGTTTGGCGTGATGGACATGGTGGGCAACGTCTGGCAGTGGACGGACGAATTTGAAGATCCTCATACGCGCGCGGCCATCCTGCGCGGCGGAAGCCACTATCACCCGCAGGGCACGCGCTGGTATTTTCCGGAGGCGTTCAAGCTGAATGAGCACGGCAAGTTCCTGCTGATGGCTCCCAGCACAGACCGCTCCGGCACCGTCGGTTTTCGTTGTGTCGTAGACGCCGAATAG
- a CDS encoding AcrB/AcrD/AcrF family protein, with protein sequence MFVPTTYAVALFMMVLSMVCWGSWANTQKLCKGWRFELFYWDYVWGILIMSVLMGFTLGNTQPGSPDSFMANLGRADAHHLLLAFVGGIIFNVANILLVAAIAIAGLAVAFPIGIGLALVIGSILNYLITPAGNPLLLFGGIALVCVAIVLDAMAYRKISQDMKLSSRGILLSVLCGVGMGLFYPFVAKALTGERHLGPYTVAYVFGLGVLVCTIPLNYVFMRRPVSGPPVRFADYLRGDKLLHFWGVLGGMIWGVGTISNFVASYVQMVGPAASYALGQGATMVSAIWGIFVWKEFARADRSARRLLALMFAFFIVGLVCVALAPVIKF encoded by the coding sequence ATGTTTGTTCCCACCACTTATGCCGTTGCTCTTTTCATGATGGTCCTCAGCATGGTTTGCTGGGGAAGCTGGGCGAATACCCAGAAGCTCTGCAAGGGCTGGCGTTTTGAGCTTTTCTACTGGGACTACGTCTGGGGAATTCTAATCATGTCCGTGCTCATGGGGTTCACGCTCGGCAATACCCAGCCGGGAAGCCCTGACAGTTTTATGGCCAATCTCGGCCGGGCGGACGCTCACCACCTGCTGCTGGCGTTCGTGGGCGGCATCATATTCAATGTCGCCAACATCCTGCTGGTGGCGGCGATTGCAATTGCCGGGCTGGCCGTAGCTTTCCCCATTGGTATCGGGCTGGCGCTGGTGATCGGGTCCATTCTCAATTACCTCATCACGCCGGCCGGGAACCCGCTGCTATTGTTCGGAGGCATTGCGCTGGTCTGCGTGGCCATCGTGCTGGACGCCATGGCCTACCGGAAAATTTCGCAGGACATGAAACTGAGCAGCAGGGGCATCCTGCTCAGTGTGCTTTGCGGCGTGGGCATGGGACTCTTCTATCCCTTCGTCGCCAAGGCGCTGACGGGCGAGCGCCACCTGGGTCCTTACACGGTAGCTTATGTTTTCGGGCTCGGAGTGCTGGTTTGCACCATCCCGCTGAATTATGTGTTCATGCGGAGGCCTGTTTCCGGCCCGCCGGTCCGCTTTGCGGACTACCTGCGAGGGGACAAGTTACTGCACTTCTGGGGAGTGCTGGGAGGAATGATCTGGGGCGTGGGAACCATTTCAAACTTTGTGGCCTCCTATGTGCAAATGGTCGGCCCTGCAGCCTCCTATGCCCTGGGGCAGGGAGCCACCATGGTGTCGGCCATCTGGGGAATTTTTGTATGGAAAGAGTTCGCGCGCGCTGACCGCTCCGCCAGACGCTTGCTTGCCCTGATGTTCGCTTTTTTCATCGTGGGACTGGTTTGTGTTGCGCTCGCGCCGGTGATCAAGTTTTAG